The following are from one region of the Quercus robur chromosome 1, dhQueRobu3.1, whole genome shotgun sequence genome:
- the LOC126722279 gene encoding uncharacterized protein LOC126722279, whose product MQTCKTLHFLKPLLLIANLLFTTSIARDGPTSFCGKIRIQAPFLNSNSTNQSSLLHQMIQCKSHKLYFRTSLGLFPVSSINYTTKFLTISHPPCSSSVHYISPLLLSAGFPSPPLPNSLLLFNCSNKRHPMSHFIQNCSSFHACGASCKVLSQEQPQVPCSCLLLDDLEKLDIGFDPKYLNCSHYSQLHRSLAGDTDNYEKYKLGTRISYDIPDHVPNLCNECEKPNGNCGVGLRCICHPKECKDKVISMGRTVDPFGNVIFSLISLILVIVSFFVI is encoded by the exons ATGCAGACATGCAAGACcctccattttctcaaacctcTCCTTCTCATAGCCAATTTATTGTTCACTACTTCCATAGCTAGAGATGGTCCTACAAGCTTTTGTGGCAAAATCCGAATTCAAGCAccctttttgaattcaaattcaacTAATCAGTCATCTTTATTACACCAAATGATCCAATGCAAATCCCACAAGCTATACTTTAGAACCTCTCTTGGTCTTTTTCCAGTCTCTTCCATCAATTACACCACAAAATTCCTCACCATCTCTCACCCTCCATGTTCTTCTTCAGTTCACTATATCTCTCCTTTACTTCTCTCAGCTGGTTTTCCTTCTCCTCCACTGCCCAACTCACTACTTCTCTTCAACTGCTCAAACAAAAGACACCCCATGTCACACTTTATTCAAAACTGCAGTAGCTTCCATGCATGTGGAGCTTCTTGTAAAGTTCTATCACAAGAACAACCACAAGTTCCTTGTTCATGTTTACTTCTTGATGATCTTGAAAAGCTTGACATAGGTTTTGAtccaaaatatttaaattgcTCACATTACAGTCAGTTACATAGATCTTTGGCAGGTGACACTGACAACTATGAAAAATATAAGTTGGGGACAAGGATTTCCTATGACATTCCTGATCATGTACCAAATCTCTGTAATGAGTGTGAGAAGCCTAATGGCAATTGTGGAGTTGGATTGAGATGCATATGCCACCCAAAAGAGTGTA AAGATAAGGTCATCTCTATGGGCAGAACAGTGGACCCCTTTGGTAATGTCAtcttctctttgatttctttgatCCTTGTGATCGTTTCCTTCTTTGTTATATAA
- the LOC126722294 gene encoding uncharacterized protein LOC126722294 — protein MRDIVSCFSENAVSVSNPSCSSYSNAACINPSLTPSIQNSVTCVYKITLSTQKQILVTATWCKNNSSQGLSMNFGDEPSSTPPFRLNTNSRLFRKKKGSKLMESNNSNIEVFWDLSNAKYDTGPEPVDGFYVLVMVDSEIGLILGDMAEEAVTKRFKTATSLAKVSLISRREHCSGNTVYSTKAQFCDTGIVHDILIRCSGENDGLRSPVLSVSIDKKTVIRVKRLQWNFRGNQIIFVDNLLVDLMWDVHDWFFSPASGYAVFMFRTRSGMDSRLWLEEKLVQKDQDRVEFSLLIYACKNQ, from the coding sequence atgagAGACATAGTTTCTTGTTTCAGCGAAAACGCAGTAAGTGTGTCTAATCCTTCATGTTCAAGCTATTCAAACGCAGCTTGTATTAATCCAAGCCTAACCCCTTCAATCCAAAACTCAGTCACTTGTGTTTACAAAATCACCCTCTCCACCCAAAAGCAAATCTTGGTCACAGCCACATGGTGCAAGAACAATTCTTCTCAAGGCCTGAGCATGAACTTTGGCGATGAACCATCATCCACACCACCCTTCAGACTCAACACGAATTCAAGGCTATTCAGGAAGAAGAAAGGGAGCAAATTGATGGAATCTAATAACTCAAACATTGAAGTCTTCTGGGATCTTTCTAATGCAAAGTATGACACAGGGCCTGAACCTGTTGATGGGTTTTATGTGCTTGTCATGGTTGATTCAGAAATAGGCCTAATTCTAGGCGATATGGCTGAAGAAGCTGTGACCAAGAGGTTCAAAACCGCTACTTCTCTTGCAAAAGTCTCACTCATTTCAAGGAGAGAGCATTGCTCAGGCAACACTGTCTATTCCACCAAGGCTCAGTTCTGTGACACTGGCATTGTACATGACATTTTGATAAGGTGCAGTGGAGAAAATGATGGCTTAAGGTCACCAGTTTTATCTGTCAGCATCGATAAAAAGACAGTGATTCGTGTAAAGAGGCTGCAGTGGAATTTTAGAGGCAATCAGATCATATTTGTGGATAATTTGCTGGTTGATCTGATGTGGGATGTGCACGACTGGTTCTTTAGTCCTGCATCTGGTTATGCAGTGTTCATGTTCAGAACAAGAAGTGGAATGGATAGCAGGCTGTGGTTGGAGGAGAAGTTGGTACAGAAAGACCAAGACAGAGTTGAGTTCTCCTTGTTGATCTATGCCTGTAAGAACCAATAA
- the LOC126722285 gene encoding stress-response A/B barrel domain-containing protein At5g22580 — MGDFKHLVIAKFNEGVVVEEVVKGMEKLVSDIDAVKSFEWGQDIESQEMLRQGFTHAFLMTFNKKEDFTAFVSHPNHVEFSATFSAAIEKIVLLDFPAVLAKAPK; from the exons ATGGGGGATTTTAAGCACTTGGTGATTGCTAAGTTCAATGAAGGtgtggtggtggaggaggttGTGAAAGGGATGGAGAAGTTGGTTTCTGATATCGATGCTGTCAAGTCCTTTGAATG GGGGCAAGACATTGAAAGCCAAGAGATGCTAAGACAGGGCTTCACTCATGCCTTCTTGATGACATTCAACAAGAAGGAGGACTTCACTGCATTTGTCAGTCATCCTAACCATGTTGAGTTCTCTGCAACATTTTCAGCAGCTATTGAGAAGATTGTGCTGCTTGATTTCCCAGCTGTTCTTGCCAAGGCACCGAAATGA